A genomic stretch from bacterium includes:
- a CDS encoding DUF177 domain-containing protein, with protein MKINIKDIVGERTNLVFTVPVAHFDISPDEAVLRKDIQVNVKIEKIRKEILIRGTINTQLELECSRCLNHFLYPVAENFQTIFQPFSPRTLDEEIELAKEDLDIEFYQDDIIDLTEIVRDQILLSIPMIPVCEPACQGLCPQCGQNLNQARCQCVTETVDPRWQKLQYLAKKKTL; from the coding sequence ATGAAGATCAACATTAAAGATATCGTCGGCGAAAGAACCAACCTGGTTTTTACTGTTCCCGTTGCTCATTTTGATATTTCTCCTGACGAAGCTGTTCTCAGGAAAGATATCCAGGTCAACGTAAAGATTGAGAAAATCCGGAAAGAGATTCTCATCCGGGGAACTATCAATACTCAACTGGAATTGGAATGCAGCCGGTGCCTGAATCATTTTCTCTATCCGGTAGCTGAAAATTTTCAGACGATTTTTCAGCCCTTTTCGCCCAGAACACTGGATGAGGAAATCGAACTGGCCAAAGAGGACCTGGATATAGAGTTTTACCAGGATGACATAATTGATTTGACGGAAATCGTAAGAGATCAGATTCTCTTATCGATCCCCATGATACCTGTTTGCGAGCCAGCATGCCAGGGATTGTGTCCGCAGTGCGGCCAGAATTTGAATCAGGCACGATGTCAGTGCGTTACCGAGACTGTTGACCCTCGGTGGCAAAAACTGCAGTATCTGGCTAAGAAGAAAACACTCTAG
- the rpmF gene encoding 50S ribosomal protein L32 codes for MALPKRKISKARRDKRRTHYKLSPPTYTTCPQCQEAKLPHAVCLNCGHYNGQKIIEVKEKI; via the coding sequence ATGGCCCTGCCAAAAAGGAAAATCTCGAAAGCGAGGCGGGATAAGAGACGTACTCATTACAAGCTGTCTCCACCAACATACACGACCTGTCCACAATGTCAGGAGGCGAAACTTCCCCATGCCGTATGTCTTAACTGTGGGCATTACAACGGGCAAAAGATCATTGAAGTAAAAGAGAAGATATAG